From Streptomyces fungicidicus, one genomic window encodes:
- the whiA gene encoding DNA-binding protein WhiA: MAMTAAVKDEISRLPVTRTCCRKAEVSALLRFAGGLHLVSGRIVIEAELDTAMAARRLKRDILEIFGHSSELIVMAPGGLRRGSRYVVRVVAGGDQLARQTGLVDGRGRPIRGLPPQVVSGATCDAEAAWRGAFLAHGSLTEPGRSSSLEVTCPGPEAALALVGAARRLSIAAKAREVRGVDRVVVRDGDAIGALLTRLGAHESVLAWEERRMRREVRATANRLANFDDANLRRSARAAVAAGARVQRALEILADDVPEHLAAAGRLRMEHKQASLEELGALADPPLTKDAVAGRIRRLLAMADKRASDLGLPGTEANIGEELDDKLMV; encoded by the coding sequence ATGGCGATGACGGCAGCGGTGAAGGACGAGATCAGCCGGCTCCCCGTCACCCGGACCTGCTGCAGAAAGGCGGAGGTCTCCGCCCTGCTGCGGTTCGCCGGCGGCCTTCACCTGGTGAGCGGCCGGATCGTGATCGAGGCGGAGCTGGACACCGCGATGGCGGCCCGCCGCCTCAAGCGGGACATCCTGGAGATCTTCGGCCACAGCTCCGAGCTGATCGTGATGGCGCCGGGCGGACTGCGCCGCGGCTCGCGTTACGTCGTACGGGTGGTCGCGGGCGGCGACCAGCTGGCCCGGCAGACCGGCCTGGTGGACGGCCGGGGCCGGCCGATCCGCGGCCTGCCCCCGCAGGTGGTCTCGGGGGCCACCTGCGACGCCGAGGCGGCCTGGCGCGGCGCCTTCCTGGCCCATGGCTCCCTCACCGAGCCGGGCCGCTCCTCCTCGCTGGAGGTGACCTGCCCCGGCCCCGAGGCCGCGCTCGCCCTGGTCGGCGCCGCGCGCCGGCTGTCGATCGCGGCCAAGGCGCGCGAGGTGCGCGGCGTGGACCGGGTCGTGGTCCGGGACGGCGACGCGATCGGCGCGCTGCTCACCCGGCTCGGCGCGCACGAGTCGGTGCTGGCCTGGGAGGAGCGCCGGATGCGCCGCGAGGTGCGCGCCACGGCGAACCGGCTGGCCAACTTCGACGACGCCAACCTGCGCCGCTCCGCCCGCGCGGCCGTGGCGGCCGGCGCCCGGGTCCAGCGCGCCCTGGAGATCCTCGCCGACGACGTCCCCGAGCACCTCGCCGCGGCCGGACGGCTGCGCATGGAGCACAAGCAGGCCTCGCTGGAGGAGCTGGGCGCGCTCGCCGACCCGCCGCTCACCAAGGACGCCGTGGCCGGCCGGATCCGCCGGCTGCTGGCGATGGCGGACAAGCGCGCCTCCGACCTCGGCCTCCCGGGCACGGAGGCCAACATCGGCGAGGAGCTGGACGACAAGCTGATGGTCTGA
- the gap gene encoding type I glyceraldehyde-3-phosphate dehydrogenase — MTIRVGINGFGRIGRNYFRALLEQGADIEIVAVNDLGDTATTAHLLKYDTILGRLKQEVTHTADTITVDGKTIKVLSERDPADIPWGELGVDIVIESTGIFTKKEDAEKHIAGGAKKVVISAPAKNEDITLVMGVNQDQYDPANHHVISNASCTTNCVAPMAKVLDENFGIVKGLMTTVHAYTNDQRILDFPHKDLRRARAAAENIIPTTTGAAKATALVLPQLKGKLDGMAMRVPVPTGSVTDLVVELSREVTKEEVNAAFQKAAEGELKGYLEYTEDAIVSSDIVNAPASCTFDSSLTMVQEGKSVKVIGWYDNEWGYSNRLVDLTVFVGNQL, encoded by the coding sequence GTGACGATCCGCGTAGGCATCAACGGGTTTGGCCGCATCGGTCGCAACTACTTCCGCGCTCTGCTGGAGCAGGGCGCCGACATCGAGATCGTGGCCGTCAACGACCTGGGTGACACGGCGACCACTGCGCACCTGCTGAAGTACGACACCATCCTGGGCCGCCTCAAGCAGGAGGTCACCCACACCGCCGACACGATCACCGTCGACGGCAAGACGATCAAGGTGCTCTCCGAGCGCGACCCCGCCGACATCCCGTGGGGCGAGCTGGGCGTCGACATCGTCATCGAGTCGACCGGCATCTTCACCAAGAAGGAAGACGCCGAGAAGCACATCGCCGGCGGCGCCAAGAAGGTCGTCATCTCCGCGCCCGCGAAGAACGAGGACATCACCCTCGTCATGGGCGTCAACCAGGACCAGTACGACCCGGCGAACCACCACGTCATCTCCAACGCCTCCTGCACCACCAACTGTGTGGCGCCGATGGCGAAGGTCCTCGACGAGAACTTCGGCATCGTCAAGGGTCTGATGACCACGGTGCACGCGTACACGAACGACCAGCGCATCCTTGACTTCCCGCACAAGGACCTGCGCCGCGCCCGTGCCGCCGCCGAGAACATCATCCCGACCACCACCGGTGCCGCCAAGGCCACCGCTCTGGTGCTGCCGCAGCTCAAGGGCAAGCTGGACGGCATGGCCATGCGCGTCCCGGTCCCCACCGGCTCCGTCACCGACCTGGTGGTCGAGCTCTCCCGCGAGGTCACCAAGGAAGAGGTCAACGCCGCCTTCCAGAAGGCCGCCGAGGGCGAGCTGAAGGGCTACCTCGAGTACACCGAGGACGCGATCGTCTCCTCGGACATCGTCAACGCCCCGGCGTCCTGCACCTTCGACTCCTCCCTGACGATGGTCCAGGAGGGCAAGAGCGTGAAGGTCATCGGCTGGTACGACAACGAGTGGGGCTACAGCAACCGCCTTGTCGACCTGACGGTCTTCGTGGGCAACCAGCTCTGA
- a CDS encoding M14 family metallopeptidase — protein MRHRARSILAVGTLLIGGAGIAPTALARPADPAASDSGEVKVFRAEVTKSQVSLLLAAGQDGHELGERVPDKGTATVEVYLTDGQAEKLEKQGVDLTEHTLSARAAARVENAAQGVFRPYSGKGGLQEEILRTARENPGLTKVVSIGKTVRGQDILALKLTKQAGRTKDGSRPSVLYMSNQHAREWITPEMTRRLMHHYLDAYRTDKRIKKIVDTTELWFVLSANPDGYDYTFADPANRLWRKNLRDVNGDGAISTGDGVDLNRNFPYKWGYDDEGSSPSPTSQTYRGAGPGSEPETKAVDAFQKRIGFTYGINYHSAAELLLYGVGWQVATPTPDDVLYRALAGTPGDSAIPGYHPQLSSELYTTNGEADGHAANVNGTGMFTPEMSTCQTASDADPDDEWNARDCRSGFTFPDDEKLIQQEFAKNVPFALSVAETAAHPDRPSSAVGLDAPDFTPASFGTSYARGAAQEVSVVARRAVRDKELKYRVDGGRTHDVDLRPWKGGERYGGEDNLHFDEYRAEVRHGAPGDKVEVWFTGKARKGGKVSSEHFTYTVAERPRADVLVVAEEGAKAAHTQKYVDALKADGRGAAVWDVAERGAPDALGVLSHFGTVVHHTGAAVPGVATQLQLRAFLNEGGRLIEAGEQAGGSVDLGGGNLSDDFSQYYLGAYSRTSTAGATAFTGSGGLGGFTGPLGDTPGNPLDAAGTYGVTSDELPAGAYPLFASAGAGQYPGTVNPYGPYAGSYMAAAVHTDDGYKRLTRTIDLTGTTAADRPTLRTRLLWDTEQGYDHALVEAHTTGAGDWTTLPEAGGATRATVPSECAAGFYVGEHPWLEHYLTLGDDGCAATGTTGSWNSLTGSSGGWRQVEFDLSAYAGKSVEVSLAYVTDPGSGGHGVLADEASLVTGGTAADTEGFENSLGAWKVSGPPAGSPAVLKDWTRTGELFRTHGSVTTGDTVLLGFGLEHLPSAADRSALLRKALAALDG, from the coding sequence ATGAGACACAGAGCGAGATCGATCCTCGCTGTCGGCACGCTCCTGATCGGCGGAGCGGGCATCGCACCCACTGCCCTGGCGCGACCCGCGGACCCGGCGGCCTCCGACTCCGGCGAGGTCAAGGTCTTCCGGGCCGAGGTCACCAAGTCGCAGGTGTCCCTGCTGCTGGCGGCGGGGCAGGACGGCCACGAACTCGGTGAGCGGGTGCCCGACAAGGGCACGGCCACCGTCGAGGTCTACCTCACCGACGGGCAGGCCGAGAAGCTGGAGAAGCAGGGCGTCGACCTCACCGAGCACACGCTCTCCGCGCGGGCGGCCGCCCGGGTCGAGAACGCCGCCCAGGGCGTCTTCCGCCCGTACAGCGGAAAGGGCGGCCTCCAGGAGGAGATCCTGCGCACCGCGCGGGAGAACCCGGGCCTCACCAAGGTCGTCTCCATCGGAAAGACCGTCAGGGGGCAGGACATCCTCGCCCTGAAGCTCACCAAGCAGGCGGGGAGGACCAAGGACGGCTCCAGGCCGTCCGTCCTCTACATGTCCAACCAGCACGCGCGCGAGTGGATCACCCCGGAGATGACCCGGCGGCTGATGCACCACTACCTGGACGCGTACCGGACGGACAAGCGGATCAAGAAGATCGTGGACACCACCGAACTGTGGTTCGTCCTCTCCGCCAACCCCGACGGCTACGACTACACCTTCGCCGACCCCGCCAACCGCCTGTGGCGCAAGAACCTGCGGGACGTCAACGGCGACGGCGCCATCAGCACCGGCGACGGCGTCGACCTCAACCGCAACTTCCCCTACAAGTGGGGCTACGACGACGAGGGCTCGTCCCCGAGCCCCACCAGCCAGACCTACCGCGGCGCGGGCCCCGGTTCCGAGCCCGAGACCAAGGCCGTCGACGCCTTCCAGAAGCGCATCGGCTTCACCTACGGCATCAACTACCACTCCGCCGCCGAACTCCTCCTCTACGGGGTCGGCTGGCAGGTGGCCACGCCGACCCCCGACGACGTCCTGTACCGGGCCCTCGCCGGCACGCCCGGTGACTCGGCGATCCCGGGCTACCACCCGCAGCTCTCCTCCGAGCTGTACACCACCAACGGCGAGGCCGACGGGCACGCGGCCAACGTCAACGGCACGGGGATGTTCACGCCCGAGATGTCGACCTGCCAGACCGCCTCCGACGCCGACCCGGACGACGAGTGGAACGCCCGTGACTGCCGGTCGGGCTTCACCTTCCCCGACGACGAGAAGCTGATCCAGCAGGAGTTCGCCAAGAACGTCCCGTTCGCGCTCTCCGTCGCCGAGACCGCCGCCCACCCCGACCGGCCGTCCTCGGCCGTCGGCCTGGACGCCCCGGACTTCACCCCGGCGTCCTTCGGCACCTCGTACGCGCGCGGCGCCGCCCAGGAGGTCTCCGTCGTCGCCCGCCGTGCCGTGCGCGACAAGGAGCTCAAGTACCGGGTCGACGGCGGCCGTACGCACGACGTGGACCTCAGGCCCTGGAAGGGCGGGGAGCGGTACGGCGGCGAGGACAACCTGCACTTCGACGAGTACCGGGCCGAGGTGCGCCACGGAGCGCCCGGCGACAAGGTCGAGGTGTGGTTCACCGGCAAGGCGCGCAAGGGCGGGAAGGTCTCCAGCGAGCACTTCACGTACACCGTCGCCGAGCGGCCCCGCGCGGACGTCCTGGTCGTCGCCGAGGAGGGCGCGAAGGCCGCGCACACCCAGAAGTACGTCGACGCGCTCAAGGCCGACGGCCGCGGCGCGGCGGTCTGGGACGTCGCGGAACGGGGCGCGCCCGACGCGCTCGGCGTGCTGAGCCACTTCGGCACGGTGGTCCACCACACCGGCGCCGCCGTCCCGGGCGTCGCCACCCAGCTCCAGCTGCGGGCCTTCCTCAACGAGGGCGGCCGGCTGATCGAGGCCGGCGAGCAGGCGGGCGGCAGCGTCGACCTCGGCGGCGGCAACCTGTCCGACGACTTCAGCCAGTACTACCTGGGCGCCTACTCGCGCACCTCGACCGCGGGGGCCACCGCGTTCACCGGCTCCGGCGGACTGGGCGGCTTCACCGGCCCGCTCGGCGACACGCCCGGCAACCCGCTGGACGCGGCCGGCACCTACGGCGTGACCTCCGACGAGCTGCCCGCCGGCGCGTACCCGCTGTTCGCGAGCGCCGGCGCCGGACAGTACCCGGGCACGGTCAACCCGTACGGGCCCTACGCAGGCTCGTACATGGCGGCCGCCGTGCACACCGACGACGGCTACAAGCGCCTCACCCGCACCATCGACCTCACCGGCACCACCGCGGCCGACCGGCCCACGCTGCGCACCCGGCTGCTGTGGGACACCGAACAGGGCTACGACCACGCCCTCGTCGAGGCGCACACCACCGGCGCCGGCGACTGGACGACCCTGCCCGAGGCCGGCGGCGCCACCCGCGCCACCGTGCCCAGCGAGTGCGCGGCCGGCTTCTACGTCGGCGAGCACCCCTGGCTGGAGCACTACCTGACCCTCGGCGACGACGGCTGCGCGGCGACCGGGACCACCGGCTCCTGGAACAGCCTCACCGGCTCCTCCGGCGGCTGGCGGCAGGTGGAGTTCGACCTGAGCGCCTACGCGGGCAAGTCGGTCGAGGTCTCCCTCGCCTACGTCACCGACCCGGGCAGCGGCGGCCACGGCGTCCTCGCCGACGAGGCCTCGCTGGTGACCGGCGGCACCGCGGCGGACACCGAGGGCTTCGAGAACTCGCTGGGCGCCTGGAAGGTGTCCGGGCCCCCTGCGGGCAGCCCGGCCGTCCTGAAGGACTGGACGCGCACCGGGGAGCTCTTCCGCACCCATGGGTCGGTCACCACCGGCGACACCGTGCTGCTGGGCTTCGGCCTGGAGCACCTGCCCTCCGCGGCCGACCGGTCCGCGCTGCTGAGGAAGGCGCTGGCGGCCCTGGACGGGTGA
- the rapZ gene encoding RNase adapter RapZ, whose product MTEHETGPAAERDRAQQEAGGAARQDDGAQVKTGNEKAGAPEAAIPELVIISGMSGAGRSTAAKCLEDLGWFVVDNLPPALIPTMVELGARSQGNVARIAVVVDVRGRRFFDNLRESLADLDKRGVTRRTVFLESSDEALVRRFESVRRPHPLQGDGRIVDGIAAERELLRELRGDADLVIDTSSLNVHELRAKMDAQFAGDEEPELRATVMSFGFKYGLPVDADLVVDMRFLPNPHWVPELRPYTGLNDEVASYVFNQPGAKEFLDRYAELLRLIAAGYRREGKRYVTIAVGCTGGKHRSVAMSEKLAARLAAEGVETVVVHRDMGRE is encoded by the coding sequence ATGACCGAGCACGAGACAGGACCCGCGGCGGAGCGGGACCGGGCACAGCAGGAGGCCGGTGGCGCCGCCCGCCAGGACGACGGAGCACAGGTGAAGACGGGCAACGAGAAGGCCGGGGCGCCCGAGGCGGCCATCCCCGAGCTGGTGATCATCTCCGGCATGTCCGGGGCCGGCCGCTCGACGGCCGCGAAGTGTCTGGAGGACCTGGGCTGGTTCGTGGTGGACAACCTGCCGCCCGCGCTGATCCCCACCATGGTGGAGCTCGGCGCGCGCTCCCAGGGCAACGTCGCGCGGATCGCCGTCGTCGTCGACGTCCGGGGACGGCGCTTCTTCGACAATCTTCGCGAATCCCTCGCCGACCTCGACAAGCGGGGCGTCACCCGGCGGACGGTGTTCCTGGAGTCCTCCGACGAGGCCCTGGTCCGCCGTTTCGAGTCGGTGCGCCGCCCGCACCCCCTCCAGGGCGACGGCCGCATCGTCGACGGCATCGCCGCCGAGCGGGAGCTGCTGCGCGAGCTGCGCGGCGACGCCGACCTGGTGATCGACACCTCCAGCCTCAACGTGCACGAGCTGCGCGCCAAGATGGACGCCCAGTTCGCCGGCGACGAGGAGCCCGAGCTGCGGGCCACCGTCATGTCCTTCGGCTTCAAGTACGGCCTCCCGGTCGACGCCGACCTCGTGGTGGACATGCGGTTCCTGCCCAACCCGCACTGGGTCCCCGAGCTGCGCCCGTACACCGGCCTCAACGACGAGGTGGCGTCGTACGTCTTCAACCAGCCCGGTGCCAAGGAGTTCCTCGACCGGTACGCCGAGCTGCTGCGGCTGATCGCGGCGGGCTACCGTCGTGAGGGCAAGCGCTATGTGACCATCGCCGTCGGCTGCACCGGCGGAAAGCACCGCTCGGTCGCCATGTCGGAGAAGCTCGCCGCCCGGCTCGCCGCCGAGGGCGTGGAGACGGTGGTGGTCCACCGGGACATGGGACGGGAATGA
- a CDS encoding gluconeogenesis factor YvcK family protein: MTRRTPRLSRLRRVVPEGRSGRPAEARGARPRRRGTQPKVVALGGGMGLSASLAALRRITGDLTAVVTVADDGGSSGRLRDELGVLPPGDLRKALAALCGDDDWGQTWARVIQHRFQSQGDLHEHAVGNLLIVALWEQLGDHVQALDLVGRLLGAHGRVLPMSAVPLELEALVRGHDPERPDEVGTVRGQATVALTPGEVQSVHLVPIDPPAVPEAVAAVLDADWVVLGPGSWFSSVIPHLLVPELLDALIETKARRVLSLNLAPQPGETEGFSPQRHLEVLGRHAPKLALDVVLADEAAVPDRDSLTEAAQRFGAAVELAPVARPDGSPRHDPELLAAAYDRIFRMHGRIGPWR, from the coding sequence ATGACACGACGTACTCCGCGGCTGAGCCGGCTGCGCAGAGTCGTCCCCGAGGGACGCTCCGGCCGGCCGGCCGAGGCCCGCGGCGCCAGACCGCGCCGCCGCGGCACCCAGCCCAAGGTCGTCGCCCTCGGTGGCGGCATGGGCCTGTCCGCCTCGCTCGCCGCGCTGCGCCGGATCACCGGCGACCTCACCGCCGTCGTCACCGTGGCCGACGACGGCGGCTCCAGCGGACGGCTGCGCGACGAGCTGGGGGTGCTGCCCCCCGGCGACCTGCGCAAGGCGCTGGCCGCGCTGTGCGGTGACGACGACTGGGGCCAGACCTGGGCCCGCGTCATCCAGCACCGCTTCCAGTCCCAGGGCGATCTGCACGAGCACGCGGTCGGCAATCTGCTGATCGTCGCCCTGTGGGAGCAGCTCGGCGACCACGTCCAGGCGCTGGACCTGGTGGGCCGGCTGCTCGGCGCGCACGGGCGCGTGCTGCCGATGTCCGCCGTGCCGCTGGAGCTCGAGGCACTGGTCAGGGGCCACGACCCGGAGCGGCCCGACGAGGTCGGCACCGTCCGCGGTCAGGCCACCGTCGCCCTCACTCCGGGCGAGGTGCAGTCCGTGCACCTCGTGCCGATCGACCCGCCGGCCGTCCCCGAGGCGGTCGCGGCGGTCCTCGACGCCGACTGGGTGGTGCTCGGCCCCGGCTCCTGGTTCTCCTCGGTCATTCCGCACCTGCTCGTGCCCGAACTGCTGGACGCCCTCATCGAGACCAAGGCGCGCCGGGTACTCTCGCTTAACCTCGCCCCGCAGCCAGGAGAAACCGAGGGCTTCTCCCCGCAGCGTCATTTGGAGGTTTTGGGACGACACGCCCCTAAACTCGCCCTGGACGTGGTGCTGGCCGACGAGGCCGCCGTGCCCGACCGCGACTCGCTGACCGAGGCCGCCCAGCGGTTCGGCGCCGCGGTCGAGCTGGCCCCCGTGGCCCGGCCCGACGGAAGCCCCCGGCACGACCCGGAGCTGTTGGCCGCCGCGTACGACCGTATTTTTCGGATGCATGGAAGGATCGGCCCATGGCGATGA